The following coding sequences lie in one Oncorhynchus kisutch isolate 150728-3 linkage group LG3, Okis_V2, whole genome shotgun sequence genomic window:
- the LOC116360833 gene encoding uncharacterized protein LOC116360833 — MLSEPEDEDEDPFASTSPQQDSSEMPVAASPLNPDAEDEPLSTDPAAEDEPLSTDPAAEDEPLSTDPAAEDEPLSTDPAAEDESLSIDPELRVNHCLQTLLLRMNHCLQTLLLRMNHCLQTLLLRMNHCSKRFRLASNLKTCQQPANSSCRQAGSSGGEPWMCERSRNQPQGSPQESTTGLTTGINHRAHHRNHHKNQPQGSQQESTTGLTTGINHRAH; from the exons ATGTTGTCTGAGCCTGAGGATGAAgatgaagacccatttgcttccACTTCTCCCCAGCAGGATTCTTCAG AAATGCCTGTAGCAGCATCCCCACTAAATCCTgatgctgaggatgaaccactgtctacagaccctgctgctgaggatgaaccactgtctacagaccctgctgctgaggatgaaccactgtctacagaccctgctgctgaggatgaaccattgtctacagaccctgctgctgaggatgaatcACTGTCTATAGACCCTGAGCTGAGggtgaaccactgtctacagaccctgctgctgaggatgaaccactgtctacagaccctgctgctgaggatgaaccactgtctacagaccctgctgctgaggatgaatcACTGt AGCAAGAGGTTCCGCCTCGCCTCTAATCTCAAAACGTGCCAGCAGCCAGCAAATTCCTCCTGCAGACAGGCTGGCTCATCAGGTGGGGAGCCCTGGATGTGTGAGCGGAGTAGGAATCAACCACAGGGCTCACCACAGGAATCAACCACAGGGCTCACCACAGGAATCAACCACAGGGCTCACCACAGGAATCACCACAAGAATCAACCACAGGGCTCACAACAGGAATCAACCACAGGGCTCACCACAGGAATCAACCACAGGGCTCACTAG